From a region of the Lactuca sativa cultivar Salinas chromosome 4, Lsat_Salinas_v11, whole genome shotgun sequence genome:
- the LOC111885807 gene encoding scarecrow-like protein 3, whose protein sequence is MNPTSSSPPSMKPDVTLSLTIPSSNHSHSFKPEERGVKLIQLLLTCANHASSGDLHRADLCLNRISQLASVTGDSIQRLAARFVTALAYRIIRRWPGLYKALSNSERKSMNIGWARHANSMFSQSFPYMSLAYLIITQTLAQAMSWDRVIHVIDLGSCDTQLWVRLLTKFAQGPMGPPRVKITCVSSNKVMLEDLGITLVKEAKSLDMSFQYNPLNVTLMDLTQDMLEVKPGEALAFVSILNLHVLLAQDDHVDTHFKVNEKNDIIKENKKMGEFLKMVHSMSPKLVLVVEQESNHNLTRLVDRFVEGLHYYSAIFDSIDTTFTRGELSDEERIRLEDMVGQEILNIVACEGFERVERHERIAHWAIRFSWAGFKPVNLWVEAMEEARQVIDSCRPYGYKLVTNRPGWMICWHDRPIYSISAWVI, encoded by the coding sequence ATGAATCCTACAAGTTCTTCACCTCCATCAATGAAACCAGATGTGACCCTTTCCTTAACAATACCATCATCAAATCATTCCCACTCATTTAAACCCGAAGAAAGAGGGGTTAAACTCATCCAATTATTGTTAACTTGTGCCAACCATGCATCCTCTGGTGATCTCCACCGCGCCGACTTATGTTTGAATCGCATATCACAACTAGCTTCTGTCACCGGTGACTCAATCCAACGACTGGCTGCTAGGTTTGTAACCGCACTAGCATACCGTATAATTAGGCGTTGGCCTGGTCTTTACAAGGCCCTGAGTAACTCTGAACGCAAGAGCATGAACATAGGGTGGGCCCGTCATGCTAATTCTATGTTCTCTCAATCATTTCCTTATATGTCTCTTGCATACCTTATCATAACTCAGACGCTAGCCCAAGCTATGTCTTGGGATCGTGTCATACACGTCATCGATTTGGGCTCATGTGACACACAATTATGGGTTCGGCTTCTGACAAAGTTTGCTCAAGGCCCTATGGGCCCACCTCGAGTAAAGATCACTTGTGTTAGTTCTAACAAGGTAATGCTAGAGGACTTGGGCATTACCCTTGTCAAAGAGGCTAAAAGCTTAGATATGTCATTTCAATATAACCCTTTAAATGTCACCCTAATGGACCTTACACAAGACATGCTTGAGGTAAAGCCCGGTGAAGCGTTAGCTTTTGTATCAATCTTAAATCTTCATGTATTATTGGCTCAGGATGATCATGTTGACACACATTTCAAGGTTAACGAGAAAAACGATATAATAAAGGAAAACAAGAAAATGGGTGAATTTTTGAAGATGGTTCATTCAATGTCACCAAAGTTGGTACTAGTTGTTGAACAAGAATCAAATCACAACTTAACCCGTTTAGTggaccgttttgttgaggggttgCATTACTATAGTGCAATTTTTGATTCTATTGACACAACCTTTACTAGGGGGGAGCTTTCGGATGAAGAGCGGATTAGACTAGAGGACATGGTCGGGCAAGAAATCTTGAACATTGTAGCATGTGAAGGCTTTGAGAGGGTCGAGAGGCATGAGAGGATTGCACATTGGGCTATTCGGTTTTCATGGGCCGGGTTCAAACCCGTGAACTTATGGGTCGAGGCCATGGAGGAAGCCCGACAAGTAATCGATAGTTGTAGGCCATATGGTTACAAATTAGTTACTAATAGACCTGGTTGGATGATTTGTTGGCATGACCGGCCCATCTATTCAATTTCGGCATGGGTTATTTAA